A segment of the Campylobacter vulpis genome:
CTAATAAAATTATAATTAATAGTTTTTAAATTCATTCTAAGGAGAAAAGATGAGTGATCTTATCGAAGGTTATTTGGGTAAGAGCATTGAGGGCAAAAAAAGCAAAATGCCTGCGAGACTTGACTTTATCCAAAGTGCTTCAGGGCTTTTTTTGGGACTTTTTATGTGGCTACATATGCTTTTTGTATCCACTATTTTGGTGAGTGAAGATTTTTTTAACTCTGTTGTCCATTTTTTAGAGTTGAAATTTGTTTATGATAACCCTATTATGAGTTACATTACTTCATTCCTTGCAGCCTGTGTTTTGATTGTTTTCATTGTGCATGCTGGTTTAGCGATGAGAAAATTTCCTATTAATTTTCGTCAATATCAACTTTTAAGAACGCACACAAAAAAGATGAAGCACGAAGACACTACGCTTTGGTGGGTGCAAGCTTTCACAGGTTTTGTAATGTTTTTCTTAGGTTCAGCTCATCTTATCTTCATTATTACAAATGCTGATAAAATCAGCGGTGATATGTCTGGAGAAAGAGTAATCAACCACTTTATGTGGCTTTTTTATATTGTTTTGCTTATTTGCGTTGAACTTCATGGAAGTATAGGACTTTACAGACTTTGTGTCAAATGGGGCTGGTTTGAGGGCAAAAACGCTAAAGAAAGTCGCAAAAAGCTTAAAATGGCAAAATGGGTTATTAGCGTATTTTTCTTAGTTTTAGGCGTGCTATCCCTTGCCGCATTTGCAAAAATAGGCTTTGAAAATTATCAAAATCAAGCACAAAGTGCGTTGGTTAAAACTTATAATGGAGCAAATTATGAATATACAATATAGTGATGCTTTAGTAATAGGCGGCGGTTTAGCAGGACTTAGAGCAGCCATTGAAGTGGCGAAAAGTGGGCAAAGCGTTACGCTTTTAAGTATTTGTCCCGTGAAGCGTTCCCACTCGGCAGCTGTGCAAGGTGGTATGCAAGCAAGTCTTGGAAATGGTGCTAAAGGTGAGGGAGATAATGAGGATTTACACTTTGCAGATACTGTGAAAGGTTCTGATTGGGGATGCGATCAAGAGGTTGCAAGAATGTTTGCTCAAACTGCACCAAAGGCTGTTAGAGAACTTGCGGCTTGGGGTGTGCCTTGGACTAGAGTAACTAAAGGTCCTAGAACGGTTGTCATCAACGCACAAAAAACTGTGATTGAAGAAAAAGAAGAAGCCCACGGACTTATCAACGCAAGGGATTTTGGAGGAACGAAAAAATGGCGAACCTGTTATATCGCCGATGCAACAGGGCATTGTATGCTTTATGGTGTAGCAAATGAGGCGATTAAACATCAGGTTAAGGTTATTGATAGAATGGAGGCTGTGCGTATTATTCACGATGGTAAAAAATGTTTGGGTGTAATTGCTAGAGATTTGACAAATGGACAACTCATTGCTTACATTGCAAGAGGCACGATGATAGCTACTGGAGGCTATGGTAGAATTTATAAGCAAACAACTAATGCGGTCATTTGTGAGGGAACGGGTGCTGCTATAGCTCTTGAGACAGGACTTTGCAGACTTTCTAATATGGAAGCTGTGCAATTTCACCCAACCCCTATCGTGCCAAGCGGAATTTTACTTACTGAAGGGTGCCGTGGCGATGGTGGTATTTTGCGTGATGTTGATGGCTATCGCTTTATGCCTGATTATGAGCCGGAGAAAAAAGAGCTTGCCAGCCGTGATGTTGTAAGTCGTAGAATGATGGAGCATATCCGTAAGGGTAAGGGTGTGAAAAGTCCTTATGGAGATCATTTGTGGCTCGATATTTCTATTTTGGGTAGAGCGCATGTTGAAAAGAATTTACGTGATGTGCAAGATATTTGCAAAACTTTCAACGGCATTGATCCTGCTGATGAGGGTCCTAAAGGTTGGGCGCCAGTTCTTCCTATGCAACACTATTCAATGGGTGGAATTCGCACCAAACCAACGGGTGAAAGTCAGTGGCTTGATGGGCTTTTTGCTTGTGGTGAAGCGGCGTGTTGGGATATGCACGGCTTTAATCGCTTGGGTGGAAATTCTTGTGCAGAAACCGTTGTTGCGGGTATGATAGTAGGTGATTATTTTGCGGATTATTGTAAAAACAACGGCGAAGTTGTAGATACTAATGTTGTAAAAGACTTTTTAAGCAAAGAGTATCAATACCTCAAATCCCTTGTTGATAAAGAAGGGCAAAACGATGTTTTTGAAATCAAAAACAGAATGAAAGAAGTAATGTGGGATAAGGTTGCGATTTTTAGAACAGGCGAAGGTTTAAAAGAGGCTGTTAATGAGCTTGAAGAGCTTTATAAAAAATCTTTAAATGTTAAGGTGCATTGTAAGGAATTAGACGCCGCAAATCCAGAGCTTGAGGAGGCTTATAGAGTGCCTAGAATGTTAAAAGTTGCTTTATGTGTTGCTTATGGTGCGCTTTTAAGAACAGAAAGTCGTGGGGCACATTATAGAGAAGATTATCCAAAGAGAGATGATTTAAATTGGATGAAAAGGACGCTAACTTATTGGGTTGAGGGCGAAACTTTGCCAAAAGTAGAGTATGATGAGCTTGATATTATGAAAATGGAAATGCCACCAGCCTTTAGAGGATACGGTGCTAAGGGTAATATCATTGAAAATCCATTGAGTGAAAAGCGTCAGGCTGAGGTTGATGCGATTCGCGAAAAAATGGAAAGCGAGGGTAAGGGTCGTTATGAAATTCAAAATGCTTTAATGCCCTATGAACTTCAAGCCAAATATAAAGCACCAAATCAAAGAATAGGAGTGGATTATGAGTAGGAAATTAACAATAAAGGCGTTTAAGTATAACCCTTTAAGCAAAATTTCAAAGCCGCATTTTGTAACTTATGAGCTTGAGGAAACTCCTTTTATGACAGTTTTTGTGTGTTTGACACAAATACGTGAAAAAATGGATGCAGATTTGAGTTTTGACTTTGTTTGTCGTGCAGGGATTTGTGGAAGTTGCGCGATGATGATAAATGGTGTTCCAAAACTCGCTTGCAAAACTTTAACTAAGGACTATCCAGATGGCGTAATTGAGCTTATGCCTATGCCGGCATTTAAGCATATTAAGGATTTAAGTGTCAATACGGGCGAGTGGTTTGAGGATATGTGTAAAAGAGTGGAAAGTTGGGTGCATAATGAAAAAGAAACCGATATTTCCAAAATTGAAGAACGCATTGAGCCTGAAGTAGCTGATGAGACTTTTGAGCTAGATCGTTGTATCGAGTGTGGGATTTGTGTAGCTTCGTGTGCGACTAAATTAATGCGTCCAAATTTCATTGCAGCGACAGGACTTCTTCGCACTGCAAGATATTTGCAAGATCCGCACGATCATAGAACTGTGGAGGATTTTTACGAACTTGTAGGCGATGATGATGGGGTTTTTGGGTGTATGTCTTTGCTTGCTTGCGAGGATAATTGCCCTAAGGAATTGCCTTTGCAGAGTAAAATAGCTTATATGAGAAGACAGCTTGTTGCACAAAAATGTAAATAAATATTTCCCCCTTTTTAAAGGGGGATTTTAATGCAAAATCTTCTTCAACAACTTTGGCAAAATAAATTACAATTTTTAGATTTTAACTCGATTTTTGACAATTCAATCCAACTTGATCTTAGTGAATTCGCCATCATTTTAAGTGTTGATGAGACAAATTATGAAAGGTATTTTCTCTTAAAAGAATTTGCAAATATTATGAAAAAAATTGCTTTAAGAGTGGATATTTTTAGTATTCAGTATGCTCAAATTTGCACCTTAAATCTTTTGCAAAAAGGTTTTTTAAATCAACGGGATTTATTAAGTGCTTTAAGAATTTTGGAAAGGATAGCAAATAATGATTTGATAATTAAATTTATAGAAAATGTCAAATTAGAAGAAAAGGATAAAAAGATTCTTTTTGAAACTTCTTTCAATGAGTTAGACACCATTAATCTCAAGCTCCAATCTTTAGCCCTTAGTCAAGTTAGTAAAGAAAATTTACAAAAAGCTTTAGAAAAATTTAAAAATTTAGAATTTAGTGTTGCTGTTACAGGTGTGATGAATGCTGGCAAATCAAGCCTTTTAAATGCTTTGTTAAAAGAGGAATATTTGGGTGTTTCAAATATCCCAGAAACCGCAAATTTAAGCGTTTTAAAGTATGGAAAATCTAAAAAAGCAAAATTATATTTTTGGAATGAAAAAGAGTGGGAAAATATCCTTTCAAACTCTAAATTTAGTACGGAACTTGAAGGTTTTGTGCGTGAGCTTTCTAGTAAATATAATATTGCTGATTTTATCCAAAAAGAAAGCATAGTAAAAGAGATTTCCCAAGAGAAACTTAAGGAATTTAGTAGTGCTAAAAATCAAATTTCAGCTTTTATTAAAAAAATTGAACTTGAGGCAGATTTAGAATTTTTGCAAAATAATATTTCTATAGTGGATACTCCGGGGCTTGATGATGTCGTTGTTCAAAGAGAATTATTAACGAAGGCTTATTTAAAGCAAAGCGATTTTTTGATTCATTTAATGAACGCTTCTCAAAGTTTAACTCAAAAAGATATGGAATTTTTAGTTTCTTGTCTTCTTAATTCGCGTCTTGGTAAGTTTTTAGTCGTTTTGACTAAAGCGGATTTATTGAACGAAGAAGATTTAAAAGAAGTCATTACTTATACGAAAAATTCGTTAAAAGAAAGACTTAAGGGCGAAGAAATGTTGATTGAAAAAATCGATTTTCTTTGTGTGAGTGCAAAAAAAGCAAATGATTTTTATAAAAATTTAGTAAGCAAAGAGGAATTTAAACAAAGTGGAATGGAGGAATTTGAAAGATATTTGTTGAATGCACTTTATTCTGGAGAAAAAAGTAAAACGACTTTAAATGCCTATAAAAAAGAGCTTAACTTGGAACTTATGCAAATTTTAAGCGAATATGAAATGCAAAATAAATTTTTTAAAGAAAGCTCACACGCCACTCAAGATGAAAATATGCAATTTTTAACGGAATTTAAAAAACAAGAAAAAGAGCTTTTAAATGCTAAAGATGATATTGAAAATTCTATTTCAAAGCTTAGAAATTCTCAAAATGATATAAATCAACTTGTCCTACTCTTAGCCAAAAAACTTAAAGAACGCTTAATTGATGAGTTAAAATATCTTAATAGTAATGCCAAAAAACTTGATTTAAATCGCATTTTAAATATAATTGATATCACAACAAGAGATGGGATTAATGATATTTTGAGAGAAGTGAAATTTGAAAATTTGAAGAAAATTGATGATATTAAGAAAAATTTAAGCTTAAAATATAACTTCTTGCAAGCAGAATTTGATAATGGCTTTGAAGACTTTAAAGAGGGTATTTCAAAGACGATAGAGGATATTTTTGCGACAGATCAATTTGTATTTTTAAAAATAGAACTTGGTCAAATAATGCAAGAAAAAAGTGATATTTTCACCATGGAAAAACAATTAGATGAGCTTATAATTAAAGCCTTTAGGAGGTTTGAGCTTGATAAGATTTTGGAAGACTTGAATATAAATGGAAATTTTTTGAATTTTTTAAATGAAAAGTTGATACATTTTGAAAAAAATGTGAGAGAAAAGTTAAACAATCTCACAAATTTACTTCAAAATTTAGAAAAAGAACAATTTGATTTTACGCAAAATTATGAAACAAATTTAGAAAAAATTGCCGAACTAAAAGAACTTCAAAAGGATCTTTTAAATGCAAATTGAGCTTTTAAAACAATTTATTAATGCTTATGAAAATGCCTACAAAAAAGAATTTGATGAAAGTTTTGAGGGTAAGATAAGAAGACTTTGTAGTGAATTTGATGAGCCTTTTATGCATCTTAGTTTAGGCTTAAAAGAGCGTTTAAAAAGCCTTATTTTTTCTTTGGAGAAAAATATACAAATAGCCATTATAGGTCAATTTTCTAGTGGAAAGTCAAGCCTTTTAAATTTGATTTTGGGGCGTGAATGTTTGCCAACAGGTGTTGTGCCTGTTACTTTTAAACCTACTTTTTTGCATTATGGAAAAGATTATATTTTACGTGTAGAATTTGAAGATGGAAGCGATATTATCACAGAGCTTAGTGAGCTTGGATTTTATACAGATCAAAGAAAAAGTTTAAAGGAGGCTAAAAGCATACACATTTATGCTCCTGTACCACTTTTAAGGAATTTAAGTCTTGTGGATACTCCCGGACTTAATGCAAATGAAAGCGATACGCTAACAACTTTTAAAGAGCTTGAGGATATCCACTGCGTGATTTGGTTAAGTTTGATTGATAACGCGGGCAAGAAAAGCGAAGAAGACGCCATCAAAGCCAATTTAAGAATTCTTGGTAAAAATAGCTTGTGCGTCTTAAATCAAAAGGATAAATTAAGTCAGGTGGAACTTGAAAGAGTTCTTGAATATGCAAGAGGTGTTTTTGGAAAATATTTTAAACAAATTATCGCCATTTCTTGTAAGGAGGCTAAAGAAGAGCAAAATTATGAAAAGTCTAATTTTAGCACTTTATTAAAATACTTGGAAAATATTGATACAAAAGAATTAAAACGTGAATTTAGTAAGAGGAAATTACTTGAATTTTGTCAAATTACTAGAGAAGAAAGTATTCTTTTTGATACTATTTTCAACGAGCTTGAAGCTAAATTTGAAGATTATGAAGTATATTTGAGACATTATTTTGTTGATTTAAAAGAGAAAATTGAGCTTTTAAATCATCAAATTTTAGAACAGCTTAAAAGTATAGCCGAGCGTTTGAGTGTAGAAATTTTTAATTTTGTTAGAGAAAAAGAAGGTTTTTTTTATAAGGAGGCGCAAGGTTTTTTTAAGAAAAACTTATATTGCAAATACAGCTACAAAACCCCTTATATTTCAAGCGACGATGCCTTTTTGGCGATGTTTTATCATTCTGATGTGATGAATAAGGAATTTAGGCATATTAAAAAAGAATTTGAGTTTTCTTTTGAAAATTTAAAATCAAATTTGAAAGAGAGTTTTGAGACTTTAAAAAAAGAAATTCTACTTTTTAAGGCAAGAATTTCTAACATTCAAAAAGATGATTTTTTGCAAAGTGAGAAAAATTTTGCCGACCTTAGAACTTTTGCGAGTGCGAGTGAAGAGTATTTTTTGCGCGATTTTGAAAATATCTTGTTTAAAAATAATTTGGATTTAGAACTTTTTTTTGAAAAATTAAATCTTAAAGCTTTTGCAAACTATGAAAATGCTTGCAAATTAAGTTTAAGTTTTTTTAGTCGTAAAATTAACGAAAGTCGCATATTTTACGAGCTTGACAGCTCACAATTTTCTTTATATTATCCTAAAAAAAATGAGATTTACGAAAGGGTTTTGACCGAACTAAATGTTTATGAATTTGAAAATTTATTGGTTGCAAAGCCCGTTATTTTGAAAGTTATTAACACATTTTTTGAGCAGAATTTAGACTTAATTGCACAAAAAAGGGCGTTGATTTCAACCAAAAAAGAGGAAAATAATGAGCGTTTAAATTATATTTTAGCTTTAGAGGAAAGGATTAAAGCTTTATGAAAAGATTAGTTTTATTACTATTTTTGGGACTTAATGAGCTTTTGGCACAGGATATAGAAAAAGCCTTAAAGCTTTATGAAGCAAATAAATTTATCAAAGCTTACGAACTTTTTGAAAGTTTATGTGAAAAAGATAATCCAAGAGCTTGTTTTTCTTTGGGTTATATGAATGAGAAAGCGCAAGGTGTTTCAAAAGATTTGAGAAAGGCTCATCAATTTTATGATAAGGCTTGTAAATTCGGCTATTCTAGAGGCTGTTCAAATTTAGCTTTAAGTTTGGAAGAAAATGGCTATAAAA
Coding sequences within it:
- a CDS encoding dynamin family protein yields the protein MQNLLQQLWQNKLQFLDFNSIFDNSIQLDLSEFAIILSVDETNYERYFLLKEFANIMKKIALRVDIFSIQYAQICTLNLLQKGFLNQRDLLSALRILERIANNDLIIKFIENVKLEEKDKKILFETSFNELDTINLKLQSLALSQVSKENLQKALEKFKNLEFSVAVTGVMNAGKSSLLNALLKEEYLGVSNIPETANLSVLKYGKSKKAKLYFWNEKEWENILSNSKFSTELEGFVRELSSKYNIADFIQKESIVKEISQEKLKEFSSAKNQISAFIKKIELEADLEFLQNNISIVDTPGLDDVVVQRELLTKAYLKQSDFLIHLMNASQSLTQKDMEFLVSCLLNSRLGKFLVVLTKADLLNEEDLKEVITYTKNSLKERLKGEEMLIEKIDFLCVSAKKANDFYKNLVSKEEFKQSGMEEFERYLLNALYSGEKSKTTLNAYKKELNLELMQILSEYEMQNKFFKESSHATQDENMQFLTEFKKQEKELLNAKDDIENSISKLRNSQNDINQLVLLLAKKLKERLIDELKYLNSNAKKLDLNRILNIIDITTRDGINDILREVKFENLKKIDDIKKNLSLKYNFLQAEFDNGFEDFKEGISKTIEDIFATDQFVFLKIELGQIMQEKSDIFTMEKQLDELIIKAFRRFELDKILEDLNINGNFLNFLNEKLIHFEKNVREKLNNLTNLLQNLEKEQFDFTQNYETNLEKIAELKELQKDLLNAN
- a CDS encoding fumarate reductase cytochrome b subunit; amino-acid sequence: MSDLIEGYLGKSIEGKKSKMPARLDFIQSASGLFLGLFMWLHMLFVSTILVSEDFFNSVVHFLELKFVYDNPIMSYITSFLAACVLIVFIVHAGLAMRKFPINFRQYQLLRTHTKKMKHEDTTLWWVQAFTGFVMFFLGSAHLIFIITNADKISGDMSGERVINHFMWLFYIVLLICVELHGSIGLYRLCVKWGWFEGKNAKESRKKLKMAKWVISVFFLVLGVLSLAAFAKIGFENYQNQAQSALVKTYNGANYEYTI
- a CDS encoding dynamin family protein, whose product is MQIELLKQFINAYENAYKKEFDESFEGKIRRLCSEFDEPFMHLSLGLKERLKSLIFSLEKNIQIAIIGQFSSGKSSLLNLILGRECLPTGVVPVTFKPTFLHYGKDYILRVEFEDGSDIITELSELGFYTDQRKSLKEAKSIHIYAPVPLLRNLSLVDTPGLNANESDTLTTFKELEDIHCVIWLSLIDNAGKKSEEDAIKANLRILGKNSLCVLNQKDKLSQVELERVLEYARGVFGKYFKQIIAISCKEAKEEQNYEKSNFSTLLKYLENIDTKELKREFSKRKLLEFCQITREESILFDTIFNELEAKFEDYEVYLRHYFVDLKEKIELLNHQILEQLKSIAERLSVEIFNFVREKEGFFYKEAQGFFKKNLYCKYSYKTPYISSDDAFLAMFYHSDVMNKEFRHIKKEFEFSFENLKSNLKESFETLKKEILLFKARISNIQKDDFLQSEKNFADLRTFASASEEYFLRDFENILFKNNLDLELFFEKLNLKAFANYENACKLSLSFFSRKINESRIFYELDSSQFSLYYPKKNEIYERVLTELNVYEFENLLVAKPVILKVINTFFEQNLDLIAQKRALISTKKEENNERLNYILALEERIKAL
- a CDS encoding fumarate reductase flavoprotein subunit, with the translated sequence MNIQYSDALVIGGGLAGLRAAIEVAKSGQSVTLLSICPVKRSHSAAVQGGMQASLGNGAKGEGDNEDLHFADTVKGSDWGCDQEVARMFAQTAPKAVRELAAWGVPWTRVTKGPRTVVINAQKTVIEEKEEAHGLINARDFGGTKKWRTCYIADATGHCMLYGVANEAIKHQVKVIDRMEAVRIIHDGKKCLGVIARDLTNGQLIAYIARGTMIATGGYGRIYKQTTNAVICEGTGAAIALETGLCRLSNMEAVQFHPTPIVPSGILLTEGCRGDGGILRDVDGYRFMPDYEPEKKELASRDVVSRRMMEHIRKGKGVKSPYGDHLWLDISILGRAHVEKNLRDVQDICKTFNGIDPADEGPKGWAPVLPMQHYSMGGIRTKPTGESQWLDGLFACGEAACWDMHGFNRLGGNSCAETVVAGMIVGDYFADYCKNNGEVVDTNVVKDFLSKEYQYLKSLVDKEGQNDVFEIKNRMKEVMWDKVAIFRTGEGLKEAVNELEELYKKSLNVKVHCKELDAANPELEEAYRVPRMLKVALCVAYGALLRTESRGAHYREDYPKRDDLNWMKRTLTYWVEGETLPKVEYDELDIMKMEMPPAFRGYGAKGNIIENPLSEKRQAEVDAIREKMESEGKGRYEIQNALMPYELQAKYKAPNQRIGVDYE
- a CDS encoding fumarate reductase iron-sulfur subunit, yielding MSRKLTIKAFKYNPLSKISKPHFVTYELEETPFMTVFVCLTQIREKMDADLSFDFVCRAGICGSCAMMINGVPKLACKTLTKDYPDGVIELMPMPAFKHIKDLSVNTGEWFEDMCKRVESWVHNEKETDISKIEERIEPEVADETFELDRCIECGICVASCATKLMRPNFIAATGLLRTARYLQDPHDHRTVEDFYELVGDDDGVFGCMSLLACEDNCPKELPLQSKIAYMRRQLVAQKCK